A stretch of DNA from Lucilia cuprina isolate Lc7/37 unplaced genomic scaffold, ASM2204524v1 Scaffold_7969, whole genome shotgun sequence:
tatagagaatgtTGCTCTGTTTTCGACAACTTCTCTATAGAAGAAGTTGTtatgattcagacaacttttctctaAAATATGTTGCTTTGATTACGATGACTTTTATGTAGCAAATGTTGCTCTGATTtcgaaaaagttgctctgattccgacaacttttctaaagacaaTATTGCTTAGATTTAGATAACTTCTCTATAGAAGAAGCTGTTCTGATTTCgacaacttttctctagaaTAAGTTGCTTTGTTCCGATGACTTTTCTGTTGAAAATATTGCTCTGATCCCGACAACTCCtttacagaaaaagttgctctaattccgaaaacttttctatagaagtagTTGTTTTGATTCCGATGACTTTTGtgtagaaaatgttgctctgattccgacaacttttctatacataAAGTTGCTGCGATtccgacaacttttctatagtcaatgTTGTTCAGATTTCGACAACTTCTCTATAGAAGAAGTTGTTTTGATTTCGACAACTTTCCTCTAGAATAAGTTGCTTTGATTCCGACGACGTTTCTGTACAAAATATGGCTCTGATTCCGAcaacttttttacagaaaaagttACTCtgatttcgataaaatttctatagaagtaGTTGCTTTGATTCCCATGACTTTTGtgtagaaaatgttgctctgattccgacaacttttctatagataaagttGCTGCGAAtccgataacttttctatagataaagttGCTCCGATtccgacaacttttctatagaaaatgttgcttagATTTCGACAACTTCTCTATACATGGAGTTGTTCTGATTTCGACAACTTTCCTCTAGGATTCCGACGACGTTTCTGTATAAAATATCGCTTTGATCCCGACaactattctaaagaaaaagttgctctgatttaGACAACTTCTCTATAGAGGTAGTGGCTTTGATTCAGACgacttttctgtaaaaaatgttgctctgatttcgacaacttttctatagacaatgtTGTTCTGATTTCGACAACTTCTCTATAGAAGGTGTTGTTCTGATTCAGATTAAGTTGCTTTGATTCCGACGACATTCCTGTAGCAAGTGTTTCTCTGTTTCGGAAAATGTTGCTCTGATTTCGaattcttttctatagacaatgtTGCTTCGATATCGACAACTTTCCTCTAGAATAAGTTGCTTTGATTccgacaacttttctacagaaaaagttgctctgattccgacaacatttctacaaaaaaattgctCTGATTctggcaacttttctatagaaaaattgctttGACGTCAGCAacatttctacagaaaaagttgctctgattccgacaacttttctatagataaagttGCTCCGATtctgataacttttctatagataaagttGCTCCGATTCcgacaacttttctgtagaaaaagttgttctgaaAATGTTGCTCTGATTTCTGCAACTTCTTGATAGAAGGAATTGTTCTAAAtccgaaaacttttctatagaaaaagttgctctaggaTATTCTGCTTTGGctcaaaaaaactttcttttgaaCAAATCATTTAGATTTATAtatcttttctatataaaaagttggCAAGATACCGACAGCATTCTGTTGCTCATTTTGCTTGAATTATGCTTTTGGAAATGGTGTTAATTTTAATATGTCTATAAATTACTTTTGATCTCATTACTAAACCAATTCGATTAAGATTTAAAACATGCCCTTTATACAGCAATAATAATATTAGTTACCCACCTGGCATAAATTTCAGAATTGTTGCGCTGCTTACCAAATGGTGTACAGATTATTATGGTTAGATTAGTTTTATCATCGATTAGTATGTGTTGTAAATCAGACATTACTAGTGAAGGTGTGGCAAATGTTATGCTCAAAAGCCAAATCATGGCAGCCGTTATAACCGTTAATGGTTTTGTCTATgaaagcaaaataaacaaaaaatatatataataaaaaataaaattaatagcaACTCAGCACTATATATATTACTTTTCTCTGTTcagcaataaatatatatttattatgttttaatacaatttaatttacctgtaattttcttaaaggaTTTACTATGGCACAGTAACGCTCACCCGACAGAGCGGTTAGGGTAAAAACCGAAACACCTATAGAAACATCTTTGAAAAATTCTGTTACTTGACACATACTCTTGCCAAATGTCCAACTGTCGGTGGTATATACCAAAATGGCTAGGGGAACACAAACGATTATAACTAAGAGATCAGCTAAAGCCAAGGAGAGAATGTAACTGTAAGGAAAAGGAG
This window harbors:
- the LOC111688227 gene encoding neuropeptide CCHamide-2 receptor; this encodes MFLYTPFPYSYILSLALADLLVIIVCVPLAILVYTTDSWTFGKSMCQVTEFFKDVSIGVSVFTLTALSGERYCAIVNPLRKLQTKPLTVITAAMIWLLSITFATPSLVMSDLQHILIDDKTNLTIIICTPFGKQRNNSEIYARYVVVTKAFVYYLLPLFIIAVLYLMMAQRLHVSARDMPGETLSMQSRSQVRARRYVARMVVAFVVVFFVCFFPYHLFELWFHLNPTAREDFDEFWHTIRIIGFCT